Below is a window of Calditrichota bacterium DNA.
GCTCATTGCTTCGAGTGCTGACAGACCGAAACTTTCTCTGTTGGACGGCAAAACATAGACGTCGCCAACACTCAGCAGGTCGATCAAGCCCGTTTGTTTTCCCAAGAATCTGACTTCGCCTTGCAGACCCAATTCGCGTACTTGAAGTTCCGCGCTGCTGCGAATTGGACCGTCACCGACCAAAACCAATTTCGATTTCACATTCTGGCGTACTTTCGCGAACGCGTCGATGATATCAGGTATGCGTTTGACCGGTCGGAAATTCGAAATGTGCAAGACAATCGGTTCGTCCTGCGCTGCCAGCCAATCCCGGCGCTGTACGCATTTGTCGCGTTTGTAAAGTTCCGTGTCGATAAAATTGTAAATGACGCGGATTTCTTTTTGGCAATTCAGACTCTCGCGAGTTTCTTCCGCGAGAAATTCCGAAACGGCCGTGATCGCGTTGGACTGCTCGAGGGTAAATTTCACAACCGGCGCATAAGCTGGATGCGAGCCAACGAGCGTGATGTCCGTGCCGTGCAGCGTCGTGATCACCGGCGGCAATCCCCCGTTCATTTCGCGCGCAAGATAGGCCGCTGTCGCGTGCGGAATCGCGTAGTGCGCGTGCAGCACGTCGAGCTTATACATCTTGAAGGCGTCAAAAAGCGTCGACGAAAGCGTCAGTGTGTAAGGCGTGTTTTCGAACAGATCGTAGCCGACTACCGGGACTTCGTGGAAATAGGTATTTTCCTGAAAAGCCGGAAGCCTGAAGGGTCTCGCCGTCGAGAAAAAATGCACCTCATGGCCGCGCATGGCCAGCGCGACTCCCAATTCCGTAGCGACGACTCCCGAGCCGCCGTAGGTGGGATAGAGGATGATGCCGATTCTCATTTTATGTTTCCAACAATCTGGTCACGTAGTCCGCAACCGACATGTCAATCTCTTGAAGAATTGTGCGAATCAAGGGGCGAGGCAGGTCTTTTCCCTTGTGATAAGGAACGCAGGTCCATCTGCCGTCTGTGTGGCGGTAGTATTTGTGACTGCCTTTCTGATGAGTGAATGCAAAACCGGCGGACTCAAGAAGTTTGCCCATCCGATTCGCATTGACTATCGGAAGCTTTGTCATCCGGCTATGGCGATAGATTGCAGGCCGACAAACTCCGGATGGTCCGTAAGGTCTTCGCCTTGTTGTTCGAGCACGAGTTCTAGCACTTCTTTCATGTTTGCTCGCAACTCTTCGAGCGTGTCCGCACATGAATGTGCGCCGCGAATGCCGGGAACTGTGCCTATATAGGATTTCGACTCGGCATCCCATTCCACATAGACCATGAACTGCCTGCTCATGATTTCACCTTCTTCTTCTTGGCTTTGCCCTTCTTGTCCTTCTTCTCCGACTTAGCCTTCTTCTTGACCTTCTTCAACTTCTTCGGTTTGATCAGCATGTTGCCGGAGCAATTGGGTTCGCCGCAGTTGCAGCGGTATTTTTCGCGCCAGTCATCATGCTCTTCGCCGTCGCCGGTCAGACCGTAGTTGTAAGTCAGTTCTTCGTCGACGTGGATGCCGCGAATCGCTTCAATGAAAATGCGGCCGCGCTCTTCGACCGCTTCGCAATTGGGGTTGCAGGAATGGTTGATGAAGCGCGCGTCGTTGCCGCCGACGGCCGCGTCGATCGCTACCGCGCCGTCGCAAATTTGAAACAGAAACGTGTGGTGACGCTTTTGTTTCGAGTCGTCGTAACGGCGGTCACCTTCATCTTCAGGCACGAGTTCGCCCGTGTATTCGATGATGCGCGTACCTTTGCGGATCTTCTTCGTGGCGAAACCGCCTTTGCCCTGAATGTCAGAGCCGCGGACTTCAAAGTATGGAGAATCGGGCATAGAGGAAAAGTATAAAATATGAAATCAGAAATATGAAATCGGGTGTGTTCGCACTACAAGCTCCCTGCCTCTGGCAGGGGCAACAAGCGAGCATGCGAGTCAGAGACGGCCGGAGGCCGACAGCAGTAGTATTGTTTGCTCGCCGAGCGGGGATTAAGCGCATCAGCGCGGTTCCCCGCCGGAATCTCAGACCAGGTTCAAGTACTTCTTGGGGATTTTACGATTCAGCATGATCTTGCGGCATTTGCGGGAACCGCAATGACAGGCGTAATCCTTGATCCATTCCTTGTTGAACGGGCCTTCAAGATAAAGGTGGTAATCGTAGACGATCTCTTGGCCTTTCTTGATCTTCTTCAATGAACGAATGTAGATTCGCCCGTCTTCTTCGATCGTGTCGCAATTGGGAGCGCACGAATGATTGGCGAATTGCGCGGCGTTGCCTTTGCGCGAAGCGTCTATCAATGTGCCGTCGTCGAGCGAAAAAATTACGGTGTGGTGCCCGTCGGGATCGCTTTCGTCCACGTCTGGCAACGCGCTGGCGGGCATCCGCGTGCCCTTATACTCGATAACCTTGGTATCTTTGGGAATATCCTTGCGCGCAAAAAGTCCGCGTCCGTGGACTTTGCTTTTTTTGACGAACCAGTATTCGCCTTTGGTGGCTATAGGCATAAAGTCATGGGATCATTTACTTTGACCGGTTCGCGCATGTAAAAGACTTCGGCATACTTGACGCCGATCATGTCGCCGAAATAGCGCGCGCGAACTTCCAATCTTTCGAAAAATGCAGGTTGTGACAAAACCGTCATCGGGTCCGTGCTGTCAGGGTCGAAAAACTGCGACTTGTGAGCGCGCGCCGAGCGGATTTTGTGCTCGTAGTAATCGGTGATATCGACAAACACGTTCGGCTCCATCATCCATGATGACGGCCAATAAAGCAGCCGCTTGGGATTGTGCGGATCGTAGTCCGCGGGAAAATTCGCCGCGCCCGCCACAAACATCGCGTGCTTAACCAACGCACTTGTGCCGATGTGGTCGGGGTGCTTATCTTTCCACCAATGCGTCAGCACGAGTTTGGGTTTATGACGGCGAATACACTCGACGACTTTGACTCGGCGCTCGTGCGTATCCTGAATTTGCAAGTCCCCCAAGTCCAGCACTTCGCGGAATTCAAAGCCCAAAATCTTCAGTGCATCCTGTGCTTCCACTGCGCGCACCTCTGCACTGCCGCGCGAGCCGCGTTCCCCGCGAGTCATATCGACCATGCCGACTTTGTAGCCGAGATCTTTGAGCCGCAAAAGCGTACCCGCGCAGGAAAGTTCAACGTCGTCCGGGTGTGCGCCGATTGCGAGAACGTCAACGTGTTGTGTGTTTATTTCGCTCATTCGGTGATGATAATGTGATGTGCCGCGCCGTCCGCCGGCACTTGGTCGAGCATGTTCAGAAATTCCGTCACCCCAAAAGTCAGAAGCGCCCACGCCGTACCGTATACCCGCTCCATCGGTTTGCCGTTCGGCCGCGCCGCGAACAGCACCCTGTTCAGTCTGCCAAGTTCAACGGTATGCTGCTGTTTGATGGCTTTGTTCGCTTTGCCTTCCAAATGTTCCAGAGGATGCAGAGCTTTGCCTATTGTCGTGCCCAGCGCGCCTTCCAAAGTCGGATCCAAATCAATCAACGTCGGTCTCAGCTTGTTGATGACGGCTTCGATTTCCGTCTTGATTTCGCTGAAGAGTTTGGTCGTATCGTGCTCGTCGGCTCCGCGCATCAGCTTTTTGATTAAGTCATGCTCATGTGTGGTGAAAAGTTCTTCCCATGAAAGAGTGAGCTTTTCGCGCGTCCGGTCACACTTCTGATCGACTATCGTAACACTCATTCTGGGAAACAAACTCGGAGCCGTGACGCCAAAGAGTTTGTAGAGCGGAGCAAGCTGCGCGTGATATTCCATTTCGCCCGGTCCACCGACGTAGGCAATTGACGGTAAGACGAAGTCTTGAAAAAGCGGACGCAAACCCGCTTTCGGACTGACAGTCCATTTTCCACTCGCAAGTTTCACTTTCAACTCGTCGGGAGTGACATGCTCCGTGCGCCCATCCGGATGCCGCACCGCTCCATCCAGAGAGACGGGCAAACGAACAAAATCCTTTCCGACGACGTAAAAGAAATGCGCGTCGGGAGTGGGACTCATCGAGCCTGAGAATCCGCGCGCGCGGACTTCTTCGGAACGTGAAAAGAAAGTGTTACGCAGTGTTTCGCGCTCGTCAATCACTTTTTCCCACAGCGGCGCGGCGAGTTTCTTCAATCCCTCATTGCGGCCTTCGCAAACCAAAAGTCCCCGCGGGCCAAGTGTCGCCGCGAGCAATCTGCCCATCGCTGTGGAAAGATCCGCGTCGCTGTAGCTATGTTCGAGCGCATCCGCCGCTTCGCCGGAAACATTTTCCCAATTGCTAAGCAATTCGTGTACGCCCGCGAGCCCTTGCTCACCAACTTCGTAACGTCCGACTTCCTGATTGGCAATTTCGTTCGCCGGAGCAAACTCAACTGAGCCTACCGTTCCATCCGGTTTTGGAAAGTGAGTGGCACGAATCTCAGCCAAATCGTGATCTTCGCCTTCGAGCCAAAACAGCGGCAGCACCGGCAGCTTCAATGTTGCTTCAAGTGCGCGCGCCATACGGACGGTATGGTATGCCTTTATAAATGTAAAGAGCGGGCCGCCCAAATATCCGACTTGCTGCCCGGTCACGACCATCACGGCTTTGCCCGCCGCCAATAATTTCAGACGAGCAAGTGTTTCTTCCGGAATTCCGTAGAGCTTGCCTTCTTGTGTCAGAATTTCAGCAAGCTGCGGATAGAAAGGAAAACTCGCGAGGCGTTCACGGGCCGCAGCTTCGCAAGCCTGCGGATTCGCCGGGGAACGCGCATATAGCCACTCAGCAGCGGGAGCTTCGCACACGACCGCCTGCCACGCCGGACCAAACCCGGGAAGGTTGTCAAAAGAAAGTTGTGCCCGGTTCAAGGCGGGAGGCGGTGCCAATTCCATGTTAGTCAGGGATGTGTAAGCAATTGCAAAATATACCGATTCGAGCACGGTTTGTCAAACTTTGATACGGTTTGAAGAACAAATCGTTCCCGCGCTGAGAATTGCTTTTCTCTAAGATAAGCCTATATTTACTTTCTTATGCGCATATTTTTGATGTTGCTCGTCGCGTGGGTCGTTGGGCTTGGGAGTTACCTGCTCATCGACCGATTTTGGCCCGGCCAAACCGGTGCGGTCATGGTTGTCAGCTCGCCTCCGGGTGCCGAAATCTGGATGGATTTGGCTCCAACCGGGCGCGCCACCCCCGCTGATTTGCGCGAAGTGCCGGTTGGCAAGCACTCTTTCACTGTTAGATTGGAAGGAAAGAGGCCCCAGCCATTTGTGCAAGTTGTCAAAGTGGCCAGAGACACGCGAGATTCCTTAATATTTATTTTCGATGGAGATAGCTCGGCGCTTACGCAAAAACCCGATATTCCATCGGCCACCCCGCCTGCTACTGTTCCTCCTAAGGTCGAGAGTATTGAGGAGCGGGTCAAACGCGAACTTCCCAATGAAGTCGAACGGCGGGTGCCAAGCTCGGTTGACAACTCGGTCCTGACCGGGGCGGAGGAGCGCAAACGTCCTGAGCCCAAGCTCGACGCTATCGAAGAACTTAGGGAGGAGTTGGGACTCCCCGAGCCGAAGGTTGCCGAGCGTAAAACTTCAGAGGATAAGACCCCCGAGACAAAATCCCCGGAAGCGACTCCGGCTCGCGAAATTCCCAAGTCTACCGAATCCGTTCGCACGGAATCAGAAACGGGATCGGTCGAAATTTCCAGTTCCGTCAACGGCGCGCAGATTGTTATCAATGATCAGCAGGTGCCGTATAAGACTCCGGCTGTGGTTTCGTTGCCGCTTGGAACACACCGCATTAGCGTCGAGTATCCGGGATACAAGAGCGATCCCGAAGAGCAAGTAGTCAGGTTGTCGCGAATCGCCGGTGCACAGTTGGTGTATTTTACTCTTACTGAAGAGCAGCGTGCGCGCAAAGAGATGACGATTACGACCGAGCCGGTGCAAGGCGCCATCTTCGTGGACGGCGATTCCGTCGGCAACGGGCTTGCAGTCGTGGCGCATGATTTCGGAGTCTACGAAATTTCGTTCGGTCCGGTTGAGGGTTTCTTAACTCCCGAACCGCAGCGAGTCGTGGTCACTCCCGCCAAGCCGAATCCCGCGATTACGGTGAAGTATGCGCGCGCATTTCACGTCTCGGCGGCGTGCATTAACGGTGGTACTGTCACGACCGAAGGGGATATTCAATGGGAAATTGGTATCTATGATCGTGACAAGGGCGCGCGCGCGTCCGATACGCACGGCCCGAAGATAAGCAAGATTCCCAGCTCCGACAAATCCGGATGGGAACTTGCGATGGGAGATCCCAATCGCAATCCTACCGGTGCGGACTATATCGAATTTACTTTCGATTTGCCGGATGAAGTTCCGCCGTCGACGCCGCTCAATTTGAGACTCTATATTTATCGTTCGAACCGCAAATATCCGCTCTCGCTTTCTTCACGCTGCGAAGTGACGGTGACCGTGAACGGCCGTGTCTTTTTGGACAACTTCAGACCGCGTCACGAACAAACCGACGCCGACAGCGAACGCTACGAGGAGTGGTCTTTGCAGCACTCGCTGGTTCCGGGAGAAAACCGGATCATGATCAGAACCGGTGACAAGAACCAAATCTTTAACTATCTGTGGAAGTTTGAGGTCCTCTAAGAAGTGAAAGATCGCTTCAAGAAGCTACTACAAGTACCTCCGCTCGGATTTATCAATCCTGAGATGGCGTGGACGGAAGTCGTCAAGTTCTTGATCTTGGCGAACGTGACCGTTTTCGCCGCGCAGGAGATTCTCGGGCTTTATCCGTTCTTTATTGAAAATTTCGCGCTGATTCCCAAGCAGTTTTTTCAAGGGCATGTGTGGACGATTTTCACGTACATGTTCCTGCACGGCGGATTTTCGCATATTCTGTTCAACATGCTCGCGCTGTGGATGTTCGGGTCGATGCTCGAACGTGTGTGGGGTTCGCGCGAGTTTCTGAAATACTATTTGATCACGGGGTTGGGCGGCGGACTCTGTTACGCGCTGTTCAACATGGATTCGTACATCCCGACGGTCGGCGCGTCCGGTGCGATCTACGGTTTGCTGTTGGCTTACGCGGTGTTGTTCCCGAACAACGTGATTTACATCTGGTTCGTGATTCCGGTGCGCGCGAAGTATTTTGCCATCATCTTCGGCGCGATTGAGTTTTTGGCGAGCTTCAACCAAGGCAGCGGCGTCGCGCACCTCGCGCACTTGGGAGGTATGGTCGTTGGCTATGTGTATCTGAAGTGGGGACGGCTACGCTACAGTGAGCCGGGACGGCGGATGCGCGAGTGGAAGAAGAAGATGGAAGAGTCCGCGAAGGAGCGGGAAGAGCAAGAGATTGAAGACGTGCGCCGCGAGGTGGACGATCTTTTAGATAAGATTAACAAGGTCGGAATGGACGGCCTGTCGCGGAAGGAGCAGGAACGGCTGGAGAAAGCCAGCAAGTTTTTGCGAGACCGAGGATTGAAACCTTGATGAA
It encodes the following:
- a CDS encoding SET domain-containing protein-lysine N-methyltransferase, producing the protein MPDSPYFEVRGSDIQGKGGFATKKIRKGTRIIEYTGELVPEDEGDRRYDDSKQKRHHTFLFQICDGAVAIDAAVGGNDARFINHSCNPNCEAVEERGRIFIEAIRGIHVDEELTYNYGLTGDGEEHDDWREKYRCNCGEPNCSGNMLIKPKKLKKVKKKAKSEKKDKKGKAKKKKVKS
- the bshB1 gene encoding bacillithiol biosynthesis deacetylase BshB1, with amino-acid sequence MSEINTQHVDVLAIGAHPDDVELSCAGTLLRLKDLGYKVGMVDMTRGERGSRGSAEVRAVEAQDALKILGFEFREVLDLGDLQIQDTHERRVKVVECIRRHKPKLVLTHWWKDKHPDHIGTSALVKHAMFVAGAANFPADYDPHNPKRLLYWPSSWMMEPNVFVDITDYYEHKIRSARAHKSQFFDPDSTDPMTVLSQPAFFERLEVRARYFGDMIGVKYAEVFYMREPVKVNDPMTLCL
- a CDS encoding PEGA domain-containing protein, whose translation is MRIFLMLLVAWVVGLGSYLLIDRFWPGQTGAVMVVSSPPGAEIWMDLAPTGRATPADLREVPVGKHSFTVRLEGKRPQPFVQVVKVARDTRDSLIFIFDGDSSALTQKPDIPSATPPATVPPKVESIEERVKRELPNEVERRVPSSVDNSVLTGAEERKRPEPKLDAIEELREELGLPEPKVAERKTSEDKTPETKSPEATPAREIPKSTESVRTESETGSVEISSSVNGAQIVINDQQVPYKTPAVVSLPLGTHRISVEYPGYKSDPEEQVVRLSRIAGAQLVYFTLTEEQRARKEMTITTEPVQGAIFVDGDSVGNGLAVVAHDFGVYEISFGPVEGFLTPEPQRVVVTPAKPNPAITVKYARAFHVSAACINGGTVTTEGDIQWEIGIYDRDKGARASDTHGPKISKIPSSDKSGWELAMGDPNRNPTGADYIEFTFDLPDEVPPSTPLNLRLYIYRSNRKYPLSLSSRCEVTVTVNGRVFLDNFRPRHEQTDADSERYEEWSLQHSLVPGENRIMIRTGDKNQIFNYLWKFEVL
- the bshC gene encoding bacillithiol biosynthesis cysteine-adding enzyme BshC; amino-acid sequence: MLESVYFAIAYTSLTNMELAPPPALNRAQLSFDNLPGFGPAWQAVVCEAPAAEWLYARSPANPQACEAAARERLASFPFYPQLAEILTQEGKLYGIPEETLARLKLLAAGKAVMVVTGQQVGYLGGPLFTFIKAYHTVRMARALEATLKLPVLPLFWLEGEDHDLAEIRATHFPKPDGTVGSVEFAPANEIANQEVGRYEVGEQGLAGVHELLSNWENVSGEAADALEHSYSDADLSTAMGRLLAATLGPRGLLVCEGRNEGLKKLAAPLWEKVIDERETLRNTFFSRSEEVRARGFSGSMSPTPDAHFFYVVGKDFVRLPVSLDGAVRHPDGRTEHVTPDELKVKLASGKWTVSPKAGLRPLFQDFVLPSIAYVGGPGEMEYHAQLAPLYKLFGVTAPSLFPRMSVTIVDQKCDRTREKLTLSWEELFTTHEHDLIKKLMRGADEHDTTKLFSEIKTEIEAVINKLRPTLIDLDPTLEGALGTTIGKALHPLEHLEGKANKAIKQQHTVELGRLNRVLFAARPNGKPMERVYGTAWALLTFGVTEFLNMLDQVPADGAAHHIIITE
- a CDS encoding type II toxin-antitoxin system HicB family antitoxin, encoding MSRQFMVYVEWDAESKSYIGTVPGIRGAHSCADTLEELRANMKEVLELVLEQQGEDLTDHPEFVGLQSIAIAG
- a CDS encoding type II toxin-antitoxin system HicA family toxin; its protein translation is MGKLLESAGFAFTHQKGSHKYYRHTDGRWTCVPYHKGKDLPRPLIRTILQEIDMSVADYVTRLLET
- a CDS encoding rhomboid family intramembrane serine protease; translation: MKDRFKKLLQVPPLGFINPEMAWTEVVKFLILANVTVFAAQEILGLYPFFIENFALIPKQFFQGHVWTIFTYMFLHGGFSHILFNMLALWMFGSMLERVWGSREFLKYYLITGLGGGLCYALFNMDSYIPTVGASGAIYGLLLAYAVLFPNNVIYIWFVIPVRAKYFAIIFGAIEFLASFNQGSGVAHLAHLGGMVVGYVYLKWGRLRYSEPGRRMREWKKKMEESAKEREEQEIEDVRREVDDLLDKINKVGMDGLSRKEQERLEKASKFLRDRGLKP
- the bshA gene encoding N-acetyl-alpha-D-glucosaminyl L-malate synthase BshA, with the translated sequence MRIGIILYPTYGGSGVVATELGVALAMRGHEVHFFSTARPFRLPAFQENTYFHEVPVVGYDLFENTPYTLTLSSTLFDAFKMYKLDVLHAHYAIPHATAAYLAREMNGGLPPVITTLHGTDITLVGSHPAYAPVVKFTLEQSNAITAVSEFLAEETRESLNCQKEIRVIYNFIDTELYKRDKCVQRRDWLAAQDEPIVLHISNFRPVKRIPDIIDAFAKVRQNVKSKLVLVGDGPIRSSAELQVRELGLQGEVRFLGKQTGLIDLLSVGDVYVLPSNRESFGLSALEAMSCEMPVVGYDVGGLPEVVTKGKTGFLHQVGDVDGLAASILQLVKDENLRRKMGQAGRRRCEEVFHIDTILPQYEQLYLDTLRETEAQCLNKACLPSSSSKSVIT
- a CDS encoding SET domain-containing protein-lysine N-methyltransferase, which encodes MPIATKGEYWFVKKSKVHGRGLFARKDIPKDTKVIEYKGTRMPASALPDVDESDPDGHHTVIFSLDDGTLIDASRKGNAAQFANHSCAPNCDTIEEDGRIYIRSLKKIKKGQEIVYDYHLYLEGPFNKEWIKDYACHCGSRKCRKIMLNRKIPKKYLNLV